The Zalophus californianus isolate mZalCal1 chromosome 8, mZalCal1.pri.v2, whole genome shotgun sequence genome has a segment encoding these proteins:
- the LOC113937437 gene encoding LOW QUALITY PROTEIN: arrestin domain-containing protein 1-like (The sequence of the model RefSeq protein was modified relative to this genomic sequence to represent the inferred CDS: inserted 2 bases in 1 codon), with amino-acid sequence MHMHTDNPQISQGSEDMGSDSVGVTRSDKCLTGSLWLLHGGQGHSQGETREEAHAATATPLLEWRITNLGQCASLPRPGGDRGGGAGLARPPPRPAPARPSTAIRVTCMGSSCRVSNKANDAAWVVEEGYFNSALSLADKGSLPAGEHNFPFQFLLPATAPTSFEGPFGKIVHQVRATIDTPRFSKDHQCSRVFYILSPLNLNSIPDIEQPNVASTTKKFSYKLVKTGSVVLTASTDLRGYVVGQVLRLQADIENQXQKVSYKAKRWVHDVRTIAEVEGAGVKAWSRAQWQEQILVPALPQSALPGCSLIHVDYYLQVSLKVSEATVTLPVFIGNIAVNHALMSPWPGPGLPPGAPVPVVPSAPPQEEAEAAASSPRFADIVSLSTESHSHEQPLPAAFGSVPGAPEPRPQDGSPAPHALPPPLCISTGATVPYFAEGSGGPVPTTSTLILPPEYSSWGYPYEAPPSYEQSCGGADPSLTPGS; translated from the exons atgcacatgcacacagacaacCCTCAGATCTCACAGGGCTCTGAGGACATGGGCTCTGACTCTGTGGGAGTGACACGATCTGACAAGTGTTTaacaggatcactctggctgctacATGGAGGGCAAGGGCACAGTCAAGGGGAGACCAGGGAGGAGGCTCATGCAGCAACAGCCACACCGTTGCTAGAGTGGAGGATTACAAATCTTGGCCAATGTG CGAGCCTGCCGCGACCGGGCGGAGACCGGGGAGGGGGCGCCGGCCtagcccgccccccgccccggcccgccccggcccgcccctcGACAGCCATCCGAGTGACCTGCATGGGCTCCTCCTGCAGGGTGTCCAACAAGGCCAATGACGCAGCATGGGTAGTGGAAGAGGGCTACTTCAACAGTGCTCTGTCGCTGGCTGACAAGGGGAGCCTGCCAGCTGGTGAGCACAATTTCCCTTTCCAGTTCCTGCTTCCTGCCACAGCGCCCACGTCCTTTGAGGGCCCCTTTGGGAAGATTGTGCACCAGGTGCGGGCCACCATCGACACACCACGTTTTTCCAAGGATCACCAGTGCAGCCGTGTGTTCTATATTTTGAGCCCCCTGAACCTGAACAGCATCCCAGACATTGAGCAACCCAACGTGGCCTCCACTACCAAGAAGTTCTCCTACAAGCTGGTGAAGACGGGCAGCGTGGTCCTCACTGCCAGCACTGACCTCCGTGGCTACGTGGTAGGGCAGGTGCTGCGGCTGCAGGCTGACATTGAGAACCA TCAGAAAGTGTCCTACAAGGCCAAGCGCTGGGTCCATGATGTGCGGACTATCGCAGAGGTAGAGGGTGCAGGTGTCAAGGCCTGGAGTCGGGCACAGTGGCAAGAGCAGATCCTGgtgcctgccctgccccagtCAGCCCTGCCAGGCTGCAGCCTCATCCACGTGGACTACTACCTGCAGGTCTCCCTGAAGGTGTCTGAAGCCACCGTGACCCTCCCTGTCTTCATCGGCAATATCGCTGTGAACCACGCCCTGATGAGCCCCTGGCCAGGCCCAGGGCTGCCTCCTGGGGCGCCAGTCCCCGTGGTGCCCTCGGCGCCGCCCCAGGAGGAGGCCGAGGCTGCAGCCAGCAGCCCCCGCTTCGCAGACATAGTCTCCCTCTCCACGGAGAGCCACTCACATGAGCAGCCGTTGcctgctgcctttggctctgtGCCTGGTGCCCCTGAACCCCGTCCTCAGGATGGCAGCCCTGCCCCCCACGCATTGCCCCCTCCCTTGTGCATCTCCACAGGTGCCACTGTCCCCTACTTTGCAGAGGGTTCTGGAGGGCCAGTGCCCACCACCAGTACCTTGATCCTGCCCCCAGAGTACAGTTCGTGGGGCTATCCCTATGAGGCCCCGCCATCCTATGAGCAGAGCTGTGGTGGTGCAGATCCCAGCCTGACACCCGGGAGCTGA